ttttcaaaataatttaacaaatatTTGCGAACATCTTATAAGATATTTTAATTACCTAGAGTTGAGCTGTTCAAGCTCTAAGTTTGTGTTTGGATACAGAAGCTTTTGGAGTGAGAATAATTTTCTAACTTTTGTCAAAAAAGCGTTTTTGCTGAAAAGTACAGTTGGTTaggcatttttttttaaaaaaagcactTAAACAAGCAAGAGGCCTCCAAATAGAAAACAGTTTCTGCTTtatataaaaacacgtaaaaatatttttcttcatgaAAGATTCTTTTAGGCTAAGTGCTTCCATACCAAACTGATCATGAGTAGTTAATTGTTTTGATCAAGTGTATTTGACGAGAGTCATGATAAACGACCTCTATCAATAATCCAAATACTTTCTTAGGATGTTTTCAATTGCAGAAACTCCACAATACAAAACCATGATCCCAAAAGATAGATCTTGGTTTAAGTTGGAAAATCAACCGAATGATTATACAACCACCACAAACTGAATTTCGCTAAGGTTTTTGATTTCTTGGATACCATTCATTTGAAGATTTGAGGATAACGAGTCCAAATTCAACACCACAAGATGACTGATAAGAATGAATCTTGATAAGTTCAATTGATTTGTTCAATAAGAATTCAAGAGAATCTTGCAATTTTCTTGATAAAAATGAATGATATATTCTGAACATGTTTACATaattatatatgaaaatcctaAACTAACTATGTGATATCGGCTTAAGCTAAAGTTGCCCATAAAAGAGCGTGAACAAGTCCAGAGTCCCAAGACAGATGTAATTAGGCTCCTAATAAAAATTTGTTAAATAAATATGGCCCATAACAAAGAAACTTAATTTTAATTTGAATTAAGTTAATCCCCTTCGGACATACAAGCATAATTTTCTATTTTAGCCCTTGAAATGTCTGCATTGAAATGATTGTCAATCATAGAGAGTGTCACAtaattgttttcttgatttagCTTAGATTTCTTTTATCATGTTAATATTTGTtgttttcccctattttattaCAGGTGAAATCAGTATTTTTGGTTGTGGAACCGCGTTCCCGTGTTTCCCGTGGTTTTGCTTTTATCACAATGGATTCTGTTGATGATGCCACCCGCTGTATCAAATACCTAGATCAATCAGTTCTTGAAGGCCGGTACATAACTGTGGAGAGGGTAAGCTGTCTGTTAAGAAACGGTTGCCTGGACTATTTAATTCTATTATAGTCTGTTTGACGTGAAGGTTTTCTGGTTATATTCAGAAGACATTGCGCTAGCTATGTTGGCAGAAACCAAAGATGATGAGTCATTGGAACAAGCTAAAACAGCTTTTCACTTGCATCTGATCAACTAAATATCAACTATATTGTCCAACAACTTTACAACCTCAGCAAATACTCTCAAATAAACAACGGTCTTTATCAACATTGTAATCAAGCATTTATGGTATTTCATACCTggcattttttctttttattggaTTCTGATTTAggcaaatgagagaaatgactTTCTTAGTATATCTTTCTGCAATGTTTCTTTTCCTAGATTTGAACTATTCAGGGAAAGTTAGATATGATTTCTCTGTTTTATCTACATTCATGTTTTTGAGGTTTTATTTCTCCGCTCTTTCCCATTCTGTGAGATATGCGTTGTTTCTATTTCAACTTATTTAAGTATAGATACTGCTTCGCTAGAGTACATGAAGTGAGGCCATTTATTTCCTTGCAGTCCCGGAGGAAACGTGGAAGGACTCCCACCCCTGGTCATTACCTTGGACTCAAAAGCACTCGGGGTGATGGTGGTAAGTTATTTAGTTTAACTTTGTCTTTGGATATGGTGAAAACTTTCTCATCATTTTTGTTAAGGTTATCGAGGTGACCGTGGCACATATCGTGGAGGTTCGAGCCGTGATGATTATGGATACCAAAGGTCTTCTAGGCGTTCTCCTTATAGAGGTGGACGTGATTACTCTCCGAGACGTTCTCCATATGGAGGTGGGCGTGATTACTCTCCTCGGCGTTCACCTGCTGGCAGAAGATCAAAGAGGGACAGGTCGTATTCTCCATGACATAGCTTTCAATCGTCTACGTGCTTGGCTTCAGGTGAACGGACAAACACATTAATCATGTTTGTATTTTAGATCTAAGTCTTTTTTTCAAAGAGTTCTTGGTAATGCTTTGTTTGGATTAAGGTAGATTATCTCCTATTATGTTTTGGCACTTTTGTCTGTTACAGACTTATTGTTATCAAGCTCAACGTACTATATCTTAGCTGCCTTGATCTTCTCATCTCTGAATGTCATTGcgtttgaattttttatttgtgTTTTCCTTCTGAATCTTTTCGATTAAATGCGGCTCGAAAGCTGAATCTGCCGAGTTTCCTTGGGCCACTTCTTGATCaatttatgttaaaatgttttgcTACAGTTGGTTTTGTATCATTGCAGCTACGTAGCCTACGTTGGGTTCAAGTTTTGCTTCATTTATACCACATTTAGAGAAATATTCTGCTGTGTGTTTTATATACCATTAGATATATTTATGAATCTCATATAAATTTGCGTAAAACCtgtatataaaatatatgcGATATTTCTTCTACATAATATGACAATCCCGTGTCCCATCTCACAGTGCGACACGTGGCAAAATTCGTTCAGTGTACTAGGCAAAGTATTGTCAACGGCAGCAAGAATTTCCGAAAACATTGAAGTTTTTTTAAGCACTATAAACAAAAGCACCAAAGTTCATTCTCTCGAAGTTTGTTGctgaacttttaaaatacatttttcgaATATCTGTTATTCAATTGTGTGTAAAGATTTACCAAAAGGTTATAAAGTTTGTAATATACATTtccattgagttgtttgaacgAGTGTATCGTGTCTTGGTGAATGGCTATGGATGTAACCTTGTCTAGAATTCAAATATAAGTGGTAGGTTTTGGATGGATTAAACATGTTTTGGCCAAACCGACTCAAACTTCGCTTAGGTCCAAGTGATTTGAGTCCGTGTTAGAATACAACAGCTTTATACCAAGTTTTATGTGTTACAATCAAGCCACGCGTGCCTAGTTATGGGCTCTTTGATTCAAACCATATTAGAGTAAATAAATTCAAGGGAGTTTAAATTGGTTATGTGTGTCGGCAAGTACAGGAAATATTTCATGTATGATGGAAGCATTCAATGGGGTTGAAGAATTTGAAAACGGAAACAAAAACGTGGGGTTGACATTATTTGACTCGGGAAAATTCAGAGGAGAAAACGCGTTTTTATATGCGTTTTCACACGgacaaggggctctataaatagagcttctctttcattctgaaatcatcccttcttcgagttttctctcatcctattagttctataatatttgtgaggtgtttgttctcctgtattaagagagtgtgtattctctttggaaacacagtgagtgagttgtacaccacaaaatattatagtggaatttttttcattttgtccgtgtttttaccctaataatttttaggggttttccacgtaaatctcggtgtccaatttattctttattttcgagttttattatctcaaattccataCGTGGGAACAACAATGTGTTGATAATTTGTTATTGTGGATGTTATAGTGAAGTCTAATCCATTCTGCAGATCAATGTCACCTGTGCTTTGATTTGGTAAATAACTTCTAGCGTTTGATATGTGAAATTTATGTGTTTAATGGTTCATCgtgacatttcataaacatagaATGgatgtaaaaataaaatattttatacatgCATATTTTTTGTCTGTGTAGCACCAatgcatgacaataaatttcaTATTGTACCTTTATTATATTGATTTACCCATTTTAATATGTTTGTGGATTCGATGTGATCGTTGAATCATATGGAGTTGCGACTAGTTTGAGAGACGTTGTCGGCCGATAAGGCATATTATGTATGTAAACTCCAACGAGCTGATTGGCACATATTAGACTAGCAAAGGAGTGATTGTTATGACGGTGTGACCAAGCCTTGTCTATTGAGCTCGAGCTGCTGTTGTCGTACATTTAACGATTGTGCAATTATTCTTATTCCGATTATCTGCGTGGACACACATTGTATTTATATATCACTCATTATAATAAATGTTCTTATTTTAATGATGTCATATTGGAGTAGTACTAAATTCCTCGAATCGTTACCTTATTTTTGTATAGACGCTAACTAGGTCAAAAATATGATGACACGTGACATCGAAAAATGAAGTGACGACATAGAAAATTATTGATCTGATACATCAACACTTcgaaaaaaatgattaaaagaaATACGGACCAATTTATTGGACTGAAACAACAAATTGAAAGTTTTTAAGACTAAGAATGGAAAATGAACAAGTTATTtgcaaaaattgtatttttgcCCATAGTTTAGACGCCTGCTTTTATACAACTTTTTTTCCTCATTCTAGTTTCGGTTATTGGGTCGTTGGAACCTTCCTAAACATCATAAATGTGATTTTAATTGTCACAAGTGTACTTGGTCAAATCTAATAGTTGCTCGTGAAGCGTTTAATACTCttctaaaacaacaaaaaagcTATTCTAAAAATCGAATAAAAACAGCAAAAGATTGTTCTAAAACCATCAAGAGAGAAATTTGGTATACTGGGTTTGGACTCCTAGTCATGAAGTATGAGAAATTTAAATGTAGTTGggcatatatttttttttaaaaaaaggttgGGTGCTTTATACCGTTCAGGTATTAAAAAAAACGACACCAATCCGAGCATATAACAAAGTTTAGTATAGCTTAGTTCACATGTAGATGTGTAGGTTGGATTATTTGTTAATAGTTAATACAATTAATTACTCATAAATACTCTAATTAAAGAGTGATGAAAAAACTGTATTTTTACGCTTCAATTACTGATTGAATCTTgtaaattttggaaaatatatAGAGATAACTAGAAATTTAAGAGATATTTGCATGCTTGTTTTGCATTTTTTATGTCTAGAAAATTAAGAgtcgggtcaatcctaccgatattcacaataaaaagtaatactcttagcataaaaaataatactttttatggatgactcaaataaaagattcgtctcacaaaaaccgatcagtgagaccgtctcacataaatttttgcattttatattaaatattgcTTACACCAAACACGACACGTCCATgttatcaaaaataaaaaataatatatctaGACTGAAAAAATAAAGCATGCAATGGAAGAACATCAATAATAGCAACGAGTACGGCGTTTCTGTTAATTCAGTTTTCATACCGCCATTTCCAATTTCTTCATTTGACTCGTTCCCTATTCAATTTCCATACTTCTCTATTCCTTCGAATTCCCTTCTACGTGCTCCCTCGCTGTTAGGCAAGCGCCTCCTCTGAAATCTTCAAATTTCATTCCTTTTAATGGTTTCTGTTTTTAATTGTTCCAAGATTTGTTTTATGGCAGGTGATCGAATCGATTTGAATTTGTGCTGAACTGGGTTTTCAGTTTTAATACTGATAATGATGGAGAAGGCTGATCCTGCCCAGAAGCTGTACAACAGAATGCGGCTGTGGGAATTCCCGGATCAATACGTGATCGAGCCTACTGATGGATCTTCAGCCTCCTTTTTGGCAATCAGTTGCTTCGACGGCTCCATGAATCTTATCGGTAATACAATGATTTTTCTACaacatttttttcccttttgtTGTTTGTAGTTGCATAGTGTTTTTATTTTCCGATGGTTTGTTGTGCAGATGAAATACCTCAGTGCAGCTCGCTTCGCGTTCCTCAAATTCGGACCATCTTTGGCGTGATTGGGATGCTCAAGCTAGTGGCTGGCAAGTTTTAAGCTTTATTAATTCTGTGCGATGAATGATATTGTGCGTCGAGCTCGTTTCCTTTCTCCTCTCGGATCATCTGGATGGATGCTCAAATGGTTTGTTTCCCCTATATCGTGCCACGAGGCATGATGCATAGATTATTATTGATGAAGGTCCTTGTTCCTTTTTAGTATCATATTTTGTTCATCAGTTTGCTGAAAACTTGAGTTAGGTACTTGAAGGGTGAATTTGTTTAGGATCGAGATGGGTGGTTGAGTTTCTTTTCCCACATGATGGTGTAAAGGATGTAATCTCATATTTTATGAAGAAATTATATCCATTGCTTGGTAGGTGAGTCTATCATCAGATTTTTGCAAGGATGTTTTATTCTGGGAGATTTCAAGCCTTTTAAGTGACATTTTTTTATCCTCATGCAATCTATTTCATCTACGGGCTTTCTATTCATGTGATAAATCTGAGTGAGCTGGAAAGTCACGCATTGGAATTTGGAAATTTCCTCTAGCCACTATTATAGCCATTGACACCATTGCTGCTAGGACAAATGGAGAATGACGTAGATCGGAAGGGAAAAAAGGTGCTTCTTCAGCATTGGGAATGGAGGTGGAGGCTAATTATTGGGTTGATGACTACAGTAGGATGCCATATTTTTCAATTAAGAGCTGGGAGGTGTAAGAAATGGCTTGGAGATTTTAGGGAAACTATTGCTGACCATTATTCTTCCTGCTGGTTTCTTCCTCATTGCCTCCTGCTTGTCTgccataaaattattatttattaaatccaGTGCCCTTTTAAAAGCTTTTCCCTCTTCCTGTGTCACCTTCTGTTTGATGCCAATAAACCAACCTGAATCTGTTCCATATATTATTTGAACTTAGGGAATCAATTGtctattgaaaataataaccAAATATGAAGTATTCATTAATGCCAGTtggtttgatatattttttcatattaaattatttgaagaTTGTTTTTCCAAAGCTAAACTTTTTCTGTGAGGTTAGAATATCTTCATCTCGGTTTTACTATAAAGAAGAAAATCCTAGTTTAGAATAGTGAGTTTGAGGATTGGATGGGAACTGTAAAGAATTTTAATAAATCCACAATGAAAGTTGTGTACAAATACGTGCGATATTGTTTCTACTTTTCGTGTGACAGCCACAAAGATAGGATTTTTCTATAAATAGTAAAATAGAAATTCCCAAACTTTGTCATATTGTTTCTTTAAGTTTTAGATATTTGTTTCCATAATCTCAGTGGTAATATCTCTTACTTTTCCAGGGTCATATTTGTTCGTGATCACTGAACGTGAATGTGTTGGATCTTATTTGGGTTACCCTatctttaaaattaattcaatgaAGGTTTTACCttgtgatagttctctcaagAATTCTCCGGAAGAACAGGTTTATAAATAACCAAGTTTTTTCATTTCATGTTTGAAGCATAAGTATGTTGTTTCCATTACTGAGAACCTTTTCTTATCCAGAAAAAGATGGAGAGCGAGTTTTTGCACTTGCTAAAAGTTGCTGAGGGGACTAATGGTCTATATTTTTCCTATGATGTGAATATAACATTGAGGTATCACATCATAAATGTGTTTCCAACAAATTTCCTGTGAGCAATTTCCTCATCATTGGCACATAGCAAAAATCGTCATAGCATGTTAAAAAGATGGCTTGGATTAGGATTGCAACTGATAAAGCATGTCTATTTGTGAAAGATTGGGTGCAAATTCTAGATTATATTAACTACCAAAACAAAAAGATAGTAGGCAACGAACATTATAGATGACTAAATAGTATATAATAGGATTTAAAGATATGGATAAACAACTTGACAGTTTCCACCGTCAATCAGATGGTGAATGATtcgttatattttatttaattatcagATCTTGTTGGAAAATTCTAGCTGTTTATTTTCATGATTTTATAACCTTCCCCAAAGGTATGCATGCTTCCTACTTGAATGGCTAAATGTGGAACCCATTAACTGGGCAGGTGTTTGTAAAAAGCTAATACCAAGAATTATATGCagttaaatatttatttggtaTTACAGTATTATTTTCAGTTTCTGGGATAGTTTGTATAAGTTTTTCATATATAAAGTCAAATCACTTTTCTCTCTCTCTCAATCACAGCCACTAAGCTGACCACTCAATTGCAAGAGAATCAGTTTAGCCAAATTTTGTCAATGAACTCTCTAGAAAAAGTAATTTCTAAACAATTCGTTTGTAGGATTGAGAAAACGGGAACATATTATTCATCATTGATGatgttttttgtttgtttcCTAGGCCATCAAGTGTTTATGTTGTGAAGAATATGATAGTTGCAAACAACTATACTCATCCCACTACTTTTTCTTACATAATGCCTTTCCACTAAGTTGAAGTGAGTTGATAGGATTATAGTAAACACGGtttcctttctttctttttgacatAGGAGATGACTATTTCTTGGGCATGCGAATTTTCTACTTGGTTAAGTATTGCCTAATTCCTCTAAtgcataatattttaatttgtttttgcTGAGGTATTTATCTGGTATAATCTTCtatattcaaagttttttccttttatttatggGATTACAGGGCTCTAAAGATTTTTGTTGTTAATATCTGAAACATGTGTTGATACTTTTAgcaattattttaagtttataaaatttgacTCATCCTGCAGTTCTCAGCGGTTGCATGATTTGGGTGACGAATCGAAGTTGCTTCCTCTCTGGAGACAAGCAAGTGTTTTCTCAACATTACTATATGCTTGTTTCCATTGACTGTAAAAAATGTAGATCACACTCATTAGCTTCTAGATCACACTCACTAGCTTCTAGTCCTCATATATCTTTGTTTTATTGGCCTTATTTCACTGTTGCAACGTGTGTGGCATTTAGTGTCTCAAACATCAACATGGCAACTAAAATTTTTCTACAGGCAGATCCTAGATTTCTTTGGAACAGCTATATGTTGGAAGTGCTTATAGATAACAAGGTCAGCTTTCCAATTGAATTAAACTAGTTATATATTCTTTCACAGGAAACATCCTTTTGATATTATAATAACTGATATGCTATTGCCTTATGCAGCTTGACCCATACTTACTTCCTATTATGCAAGGCAGTATCCTTTATAGTTCACCTCGTTTTACCTTATTTCATTTGGCTCATCATACCATACAGTCCATAATCCATATCATCAATCTTTGCTCATGAAGTTTAGCCTTAATTGGTCATCAGGTTTTCAAAACTTCCAGACTGCCATTGTGAAAGATATCCTTGATGTTACACTTATTGCACGAAGATGCACAAGGAGAACAGGTGTCGAGGCAACTGTAGTTCTCATAGCCTTGTGCCTCCACCTCCATCCACTTCCCCTCTTATTTGAtgtgttttattgtttattgcCCATTAGACCTTCATAAAGGTGCTGTGGATATTTTGTTAGTTGTATGTGAAATTCCATTAAATCTTATCGGTGGTATATTGTGTGATTTGTCTCATATACACATTCTTCAGTCTTTTGTTTAGTTTACATGATGTCTTATATATTTCCTGTGGTTCCAATTTTGCCTCTCTCCGAAGGTACCCGCATGTGGAGAAGAGGAGCTGATTCTGATGGTTTTGTTGCAAACTTTGTGGAAACCGAACAAATCATGCAACTGAACGGGTACACTGCATCATTTATTCAGGTGATCTCCTCATAGATCTTTCATGAATTTATGGTGTTGAAAATGTCATTGTTATGTTAGTAAATTTAGAGGCTGAAATTAACTATTTTAGAGCTGAGATGTTGactatattttattttgctttATTTCGACATTATACTGTTCATACTTCGGAtgtggattttttttaaaaaaaattaattgcaaTATTAATTTCTGGGTTGTACATACATCACCATGATAAGACTCTTGTTTTACATAAAATATAGCACTGGCTAAGTGC
The sequence above is a segment of the Primulina tabacum isolate GXHZ01 chromosome 6, ASM2559414v2, whole genome shotgun sequence genome. Coding sequences within it:
- the LOC142549926 gene encoding putative RNA-binding protein C25G10.01 isoform X2 encodes the protein MGRKKMKSRSRSRSNSRSRSRSRSWSRPRPKSRSRSGSRDRGRTEAVNKGDTLYVTGLSTRVTERDLEDHFSKEGKVKSVFLVVEPRSRVSRGFAFITMDSVDDATRCIKYLDQSVLEGRYITVERSRRKRGRTPTPGHYLGLKSTRGDGYRGDRGTYRGGSSRDDYGYQRSSRRSPYRGGRDYSPRRSPYGGGRDYSPRRSPAGRRSKRDRSYSP
- the LOC142549926 gene encoding putative RNA-binding protein C25G10.01 isoform X1, producing MGRKKMKSRSRSRSNSRSRSRSRSWSRPRPKSRSRSGSRDRGRTEAVNKGDTLYVTGLSTRVTERDLEDHFSKEGKVKSVFLVVEPRSRVSRGFAFITMDSVDDATRCIKYLDQSVLEGRYITVERSRRKRGRTPTPGHYLGLKSTRGDGGYRGDRGTYRGGSSRDDYGYQRSSRRSPYRGGRDYSPRRSPYGGGRDYSPRRSPAGRRSKRDRSYSP